The genomic window CGgaaagttgtactgtatctttcaacataccttctgatgttcattcatttttatcttGTGCTataactagtagtaaagaggaatGGACAAGCGCTTGATCGTGCTGCCGCTTCCCTACAGCAATCTGTCCCGCTGCATTAAAATCTGAAGCTGAGACTTGGTTTCATATCAGAAGTAACAACACACTAAGCTTTTTATGATTTAGATGGGAGGTACGCTACAAATAATATTTAGTTAAGTTTTTTTCGTAAAAGATTGATTATTGGGATGTAAGAATCGATATTGGTTCATCAAGATAAGAAATGTcgaaaaaactttattttcaacCCAGCCCTTGACATAACATTATTTTCAGCCAAGCATAGTTCGTGATTTTTCATGATTAATCTCTGTTAATGGGCACTCACATAGTTACATCATGGAAACTGGCAGGTATAAGTTTGATTTATGTTGGGAACAATGTGTCACTGGTTCAGTAGTTTGATGCTACTGCCAGTGGAGAAGCGATTACTAGAAAGGTGCCAGTTTATGATGCTCTGGGTTGATAACTTGGTATGTGTTTAAATATTTCAGGGAGAATGTTCTTTCAAATCTGTCTGACAAGGCATTTGACAAACCCATCTGTGAGGCGCTCTTAAATCAGAAGTATTTCAACGGGATTGGGAACTATCTTCGAGCAGAGATTTTGTTCAGGTAACTCACTTTCCAGTGTTCGAAATAAACTGCATCTCAACTTTGAGAATAAAACCACAATATCAAGTTGAAAAATCCCCCATTACTTTATTTAATTGTACACAAAACCATTAAAATTTGGCCTACTGTCATGCCAATCTAAATCTGATTATCAGAAAAAGGAAACGATTGTTTTCTCCACACATCCTTTTCAGATTACAAATCCCCCCATTTACGAAGGCACGGATGGTTCTAGAGGGAATTGAGCTGAAAGACGAGGATAAAAAGGAGATCAAAAAGGTGATTACAGTTTTAGAAGTGAAAAATCTGACCCTACTGTTAGTGTATTAATAGACACTTTGTTTGGCTTAAATAATGGCCTTTTTCTGTTTCATTCAGACAACAGATAGAGCTGGTAAGAAGGGAGTGAAGGTTGAGATCCCAGACCTCCTTTCTTTGTGTCACGATGTTCCCTTCGAGGTGGTGAAATTGGGTTGGTTTACTCTGCAACTAATTGTGATGTCTTCATTTATCAACTGCTATTTTGCACAGCTGTGTATGGTGCTAGTGCATACACATCACATTGGTATCATGCGTCtgatgttttattatatatttaggtGAAAATGGCTATGCACCAGCAAAAGGGGAATATTCTGTTCTACAAGCCTGGATGCAGTGTTACTCTGTGGATGGAATGAACTCAATAAGTGACCACAATGGACGGACAATTTGGTTCAAAGTAAATAAATCTTTGTAAATTTATAATTCTAAACCTGGAAACCATTAGGTAACATATTTAgagttcaattttattttgtttcaggGGGATCCTGGACCTATGGTGCCCAAAGGTAAAACCTCTGCAATGTAAACAAATGATTGACTCTTAAGAATATTAGTCACTTATAACTAAAAATGATCTTCCATTAGATGCCAAATCTCGCAAAATGAAGTGGAAAATACAGAAAGATCACGAATATACTGATTCAAAGGTGAAAagcagttattttttttatgacagtTGGGTTCATGAACAGATACAAGAACTTTAAACAACATCTGCTTCACTCTAGAAAGCCAAAAAGACACGAACCGAcagcactgaaataaaaaagccTGCCACGAAAAAGGACAACATAAAGGTAAAGAAAGAAAGTACAACCTCCAAAGCACAAAGTGGTTCAAAAAGGCagaaaaaagtcacaaaaaGGGTCAGTACAGAACCTGCAGATGAGAACAAAAAGTCGAAAGAACAAGGAAAGAGAAGCTCAAAAGGTTAGAATCTTACATTCAGCATTTGTGTCTACTTTCAATGTTATTAGTGTTCAGATCATGATTTCACTGCAATGTTGTCCTTTTTTAAAGTTTCTCCAAGGACTGGATCTAACAAAATCAAAGGCCAACGTGTGGCGATTAAAACTAAAAGGAATTCCGTCACCTGCAGGAAAAGTGCAACAAAAGGTATAAATTCAGTCTTGACCTTTTAAAACAGAAGCTGACTGTGCTGAGAGAGTTGTTGTGTCTTGTGTAGCTGATTTAGTCTTTCTCTGGATTCTTTTGCAGCAAAGCCACAGCGGAAAGGTAGTGGAACAAGACGAGGCAGTTCCAGATGATGTGATTCaaatctgaataatttttttataaggaGATGAATCAGCAAACTACTGTAATGGACCACCCATACCTTTTATATTCAGCAAAGACGTCATAATctatttttaacaaataaaatatataatttcctTTAATTGACCATCTTGCCTATTTCTTTTCCTAAAATGTCACTTACAGAGTAAGAGTGTTGAgaggaaataaaacagaaacaaGAAATACATTGTAAATCTTACactgaaatttattttttacaaaaaagtaAGCTCATGTGAAAAAGCTTCATTCAAGCATTTAAAAAGGTGAAAATATGTATGTTTATCATCAAACACAAATTTTCCAAAAGTGGCAGCAGCTACTCAGAGACTTAAAAATGAGATTTAAGTACCTGCATCATAACTGATATGGATTTAAACGGTTCACTGTATAATTAAGAGGACAGATCTGATCTGAAAGGGTTTGAACATTAAGGATATTCCAGAGGTGGTCTTTGACACAGAAATACTGGAATCAGGACGCTCCAGGAGATCACAGCTGTAAAGAAAGTAAGTTATGGGTTACTATGGGTTAATATGGGTTATGgacaactttttgagcaatgtttcTCAATcagatttatgttttttttttattgatttcttTTTGGATCAGATGTCACTCGAAACCTAATTTGGTCACTTGTTGACCAGTGTCACCCAGAGAACCAAAAGCTCATCTCACCTCATGTACAGGTTCTAGTCATacaattagaatatcatcaaaaagttgatttatttcactaattccattcaaaaagtgaaacttgtatattatattcattcattacacacagacggatatatttcaaatgtttatttcttttaattttgataattataactgacaactaaggaaaatcccaaattcagtatctcagaaaattagaatattgtgaaaaggttcaatatttgaagacacctggtgccacactctaatcagctaattaactcaaaacacctgcaaaggcctttaaatggtctctcagtctagttctgtaggctacgcAATCATGgagaagactgctgacttgacagttgtccaaaagacgaccattgacaccttgcacaaagagggcaagacacaaaaggtcattgcaaatgaggctggctgttcgcagagctctgtgtccaagcacattaatagagaggcgaagggaaggaaaagatgtggtagaaaaaaaagtgtacaagcaataaggataaccgcaccctggagaggattgtgaaacaaaacccattcaaaaatgtgggggagattcacaaagagtggactgcagctggagtcagtgcttcaagaaccactacgcacagatgtatgcaagacatgggtttcagctgtcgcattccttgtgtcaagccactcttgaacaacagacagcgtcaaaagcgtctaaagacaaaaaggactggactgctgctgagtggtccaaagttatgttctctgatgaaagtaaattttgcatttcctttggaaatcagggtcccagagtctggaggaagagaggagaggcacacaatccatgttgcttgaggtccagtgtaaagtttccacagtcagtgatggtttggggtgccatgacatctgctggtgttggtccactgtgttttctgaggtccaaggtcaacgcagccgaataccaggaagttttagagcacttcatgcttcctgctgctgaccaaatttatggagatgcagatttcattttccaacaggacttggcacctgcacacagtgccaaagctaccagtacctggtttaaggaccatggtatccctgttcttaattggccagcaaactcgcttGACCTTAACTCCAAAGAAAATTTAatgggtattgtgaagaggaagatgcgatatgccagacccaacaatgcagaagagctgaaggccactatcagagcaacctgggctctcataacacctgagcagtgccacagacagatcgactccatgccacgccgcattgctgcagtaattcaggcaaaaggagccccgaCTAAGTactgagtgctgtacatgctcatacttttcatgttcatacttttcagttggccaagataaAAACAGCACATCCCAGCTCCAGATAGCCTATTATTTAACACAAACGAGCGAATTGctaatcaactaaagatgtttaTTTGGTGTAAGATGCACCCCTGTGCCgcgagatgtttcaaaaagtgttGGGGACAATAGACCCTGTCAAAAATATCCCACCGGCAAATTACACCTATGAAGTATTTAATTTGAGAGGTTGGCGTTTAAGGTAAGTACTCAAACTGTCCATAGGCTCatagttggaaaaaaaaaacaaaaaaaaaacctacaacttaaaaataaaattaaaaataaactacaaCTCCCATGATCCTCCCGTGCCCGTTTCATAACGTAAAATTATATCAGAAACGTATATATCAGAAGCAAAGGTGAGTTGGTGCACAACTTATTGAATTTAACAAACGATTTACTGAACGTGATCTTACTTGCTATTTTGGAGCACATGAACTTTGCATGCAGCATCTAAACGCGTGCATGTAGCCTACTACAGCAGACATTCATAACAGCATCGTTCAACATCAGGAAAGGTTTGTAAACTAGCACAGAACGCTTGACAGATGCTTTCCATGTGTACCATTCAGAACTAGCAGTCCAGGTTAGTCCACTTTGGTGTCCCTTGTTTTTAAGAATTACAGACACAAATACCTGTTGATAAATAATTTCTCCTATTAGCACAAAGatggagaaaaagagagagagagagagagagaaaaaagaatgtccgaattcatagtagTCTACttataaaagagtaggcaaaaagtacctggATGTCCTACAACTTCTGcagagattctgaagtgtgcatgaTGGACAATTTGTGccctgtccaaatacccacacttgtaGTCTTTGCACTTGACCACTTGTCTACTTGCATGATGTATTTGCTGTATTTGGCCCAAGTGTTTAAGTAGGCATGAAGATTGGAAGTGTGTGTAGAACTTTTGATTACTTGATGGGACACACCTATAGTCTTGCAAAAAATGCAAGTTcacagagattttttttatttttaatactttgcattttaaaatacacttctAAATGTCTGTTCAGTGGTCGCTATGTAACTAAAAAAAgactattttaaaattgtagcGCTtctacttaaaggtgcaatgtgtacgattttctgtccgctagaggcctattcaaaacaaaggtttAGCTTGATGATGaagtttgagcgtggaatcttgggacatgtcttcacctcacagccggtggaaaagaactcgggaagaaatcatgttcatggatgcgattattaacgttaaggtcattgcacactgagtccgaaattcgcatgcgaaactttcgcacgttaaaaaataaattcgacctcacgttTTGTCAATCacgtttgcacactgcctccgaaactttcgtccgtcaaaaaaatattcggatcaggtttgattttctgcatttttcgcatccgtggcacgcattttgagagacgttttgacaattcagagccaccgtacgcgaacgcaaaaatccagaatgccatctgacaagttgatccatgtcgtctacagcacaaaacagcagcactgaatgacaaacaacgtgaggaatacaaagagaccgaatataaagacagaatgtgccagtagtaaagcatcaaacagagccactgacatcctgaagtaaactttgaaacgctcGGATAATCCCACAGCTCCCTGATGAGGTgaattctcctttctctctatgcaatctggggattgaatggacccaatatttcctttctttttctcttcttAAGAAGAGAGGAGACAACTAATCATGCTCACagcttgaagacttcattttgtattgttttgcaatTTGTTTTGCAATTTTTTCGCAACGCAACGTCTCTGTGCGTGACGAATTTATAGGAttgcgaatacgaaaaaacgcatgTGAAAATTTCgcactcagtgtgcaaaggcctttactgtagtatgaagcagagcaggactgagtgttgtgggagctgaacgaggacgCTGGagtgattgcgcaacacacgcctcacgagcagcgggacttttattatgacacagtcgctggcgctgcttccgcttttccgctCATGACTGAGGTAACACTGCTCTGTTTATCACTGGATACATTAGAGAGTGTttaaaattttgttataacaaaattaatcTTGTTAATTAATCttattgtacacattaaatatttaacagAAATTagtagactgtaaaaaaatttaGGTACACAGCActgtttttaacccaaaaaattttaatttcacaaaGAAATATGCAGCATATTGTCTTAGAAATAATAAACACCTTTTCATTTATAATTTGTCttaaatttcataaaaaaaaattgagaaaattGTATCGTGAAACTAGTATCGTGAATCGTACTTGTCAGTTTTTctcgaggaaaaaaaaaaatctctcaactaatgcagTAAACCCTGTAAGTTGGTACATATAAAGGGTTAAAATCAACAACTGATCTGTATACAAACttttaaattgcacataagggagtttttataataa from Chanodichthys erythropterus isolate Z2021 chromosome 24, ASM2448905v1, whole genome shotgun sequence includes these protein-coding regions:
- the neil1 gene encoding endonuclease 8-like 1, yielding MPEGPELHLASLFVNRMCEGLVFTGAVEKSEVNKNPEVPFCCDAYCIKAQSRGKEVRLTLTPIKNDDDGKRKVGKHQSQQPMDVVFRFGMSGFFRFTSVDDLPKHAHLRFYTNENPRRVLSFVDTRRFGSWHPNGTWQKDRGPCVMFEYESFRENVLSNLSDKAFDKPICEALLNQKYFNGIGNYLRAEILFRLQIPPFTKARMVLEGIELKDEDKKEIKKTTDRAGKKGVKVEIPDLLSLCHDVPFEVVKLGENGYAPAKGEYSVLQAWMQCYSVDGMNSISDHNGRTIWFKGDPGPMVPKDAKSRKMKWKIQKDHEYTDSKKAKKTRTDSTEIKKPATKKDNIKVKKESTTSKAQSGSKRQKKVTKRVSTEPADENKKSKEQGKRSSKVSPRTGSNKIKGQRVAIKTKRNSVTCRKSATKAKPQRKGSGTRRGSSR